The following nucleotide sequence is from Aptenodytes patagonicus chromosome 6, bAptPat1.pri.cur, whole genome shotgun sequence.
AGGCAGCTTTTGCCTCTGGATTTCTTTGGATAGTCACCATCTGTGTGATGTCCCTTATTAAAAAGTTAGAGGACCGAGGACAAGATGaactttgctttgaaaaatcttCCGTTAAGCCCTCAGTGATCACACTGTGTGCTATTATTGTAGGGTTTTTCATACCACTGATTATCTTGAGTTATTGCTCCATACAAGTCATTGCAGAACTCatgagaaagaagaatgaaaactgCCACAAGGAAAAATTAATCAGGAAGGCCGTCTACATCGTGTCTGCAAACATGGCTGTGTTCATCGTATGCTTTTTACCTCTTTACCTTGGGCATCTCCTTCGCTTTGTAATGGACTCTATCAGCTCCAACTGCTCTGCAATACAGAGGGTTAATAATTTTGTTCACCTTGCTTCAGTCCTCGCAAACACAAACTGCTGCCTGGATGCTATTTGTTACTACTTTGTCAACAAGGAATTTAAGGAAGCATCTCCCAAGTTAGTGAAGTCCAAATCAGAAGCCAGTGAAGAAGTTGAAATTCAGCTCCCATGCATAACACATTAGTGCAAAACACATgcagcactgtcctggtttcggcagggatagagttaatttccttcctagtagctggtacagtgttttggatttagggtgagaacaatgttgataacacaccaacttgttttagttgttgctgagcagtgtttacactagtcaaggacttttcagcttcccatgctctaccaactgagaaggctggaggggcacaagaagctgggagggggcacagccaggacagctgacccaaactggccaaagatatattccataccatgggacatcatgctcagtatataaagctgggggaagaagaaggaagggggggacgtttggagtgatggcgtttgtcttcccaagtaaccgttacgcgtgatggagccctgctttcctggggatggctgaacacctgcctgcccatgggaagtagtgaatgaattccttgttttgctttgcttgcgtgtgtggcgcttgctttacctcttaaactgactttatctcaacccatgagttttctcacttttacccttctgattctctccgccatcccaccgggggggagtgagcgagcggctgcgtggtgcttagttgccaactgaggttaaaccacgacagtcctttttggcgcccaacgtggggctcgaagggttcaagataatgacaggtttgattggaatgtgctagatcgaatttatagctgttatagctgtttagctattaattggcaggctcctgtgcttgccatggggcttgcttgcctcactgtatattagagtctagtgctcgttagtggctgctttttgctttcgctgcttgctgtactgctgtactgcttatcatcatattctactgtgcctgggaacattttgataacagcaatggcgatatgcctgggctggcagatggccagggcatcgctgctgtttctgtgctgttgtactggacaggctggaactccagtgtgaactcgagtcgaagggactgtgacctgtggatgagtccatgtgggagcaggacaccccaaagcgtctgtggccgtggataagcccatgccagagcaggtacatcttgaagcgtctgtggccgcgattatgtttgtgctacagcaggtttacttctgaagggactgtggctgcgagtaaggccacgctggagcaggtatatctctgaagacattgtggtccatggagaaggccgtgctggaacagatgcatctcaaagtgactgtggataagtctgtgccgcagcaggtgtacccctggagagactgtggctcatagataaggctccacttggagcaggtactaccctaagggactgcagtctgtggataagtccaagccggagcaggggcaaggggaggagttcattgcgatgttaaaccctatggtttgatccgaagggaccaggggtggagattgtaatggaaacacctttaaattgttgtaacccatgatttgagttgcatgttataggaattactatagcagaaaccccttgttgctagccaggctaggagcaaggggaggagttcattgcaatgttaaacgctataacctggcccaaagggaccaggggtggagatgattgtaatggaaatacctttaaattgttgtaacccatgatttgagttgcgtgttatagaaattactatagcaggaaccacctgaaccagtggaggacaagccttacaagaagcagtgcaagtgcagcagtgacccgacctgagctggctttggtacccagtaactccacgcaacacaccacctctcctgtcctgagcgaccaccatcacagatggagcccaaagtcacggactaaatgaactcaatggatatttcatggacatttctggacattttacagacattccacaagggtggtccatagactaagggaatgatatctgtgtgttatatcaaaggatggaaagcggggtgggtggttaatgaggttgcactggaaaatatgggacttgagcatgacgtagatggtatagaataaggggtggatactgtcctggtttcggcagggatagagttaatttccttcctagtagctggtacagtgctgtggtttggatttagggtgagaacaatgttgataacacaccgatgttttagttgttgctgagcagtgtttacactagtcaaggacttttcagcttcccatgctctaccaactgagaaggctggaggtgcacaagaagctgggagggggcacagccaggacagctgaccccaactggccaaagatatattccatatcatgtgacgtcatgctcagtatataaagctgggggaagaagaaggaagggggtgatgttcggagtgatggcgtttgtcttcccaagtaaccgttacgcgtgatggagccctgctgtcctggggatggctgaacacctgcctgccgatgggaagcagtgaatgaattccttgtttttctttgcttgcgtgcacggcttttgctttacctcttaaactgactttatctcaacccatgagttttctcacttttacccttctgattctctcccccatcccaccggggggggagtgagcgagcggctgcgtggtgcttagttgccaactgagattaaaccacgacaagcacaCATTTTATACTTGCTATGTTCAAGTTCAGCTGGGACTCAATAGCATGCTTTCACACTTTCTTTTTGTGTGAGTGGGATGGAGGGACTTTCTGCTAATGGGAAGGATTCAGACACATGACAATTAGCCCTGATTCAGACAACCACAGCAGTCCAGATCCTGATGTAATGATCTAGGTTGCCACTGATAATTCTCTGCCTTATGCAAATTTGAGTAAAATGATAGCTTTCCCCTGCAAAAACTGTCTTTCATTTTCccagaaaacccaaaacaagtaCAGCCAGTGGTAAAGGGGATTTTtgtccctcctccccaccttggATCAGTTTTTATGAAGCTGTAGCTGTgacaaagaaacagaagttattccaaatatcaaaaaaagaaaaaaaagtcaaagtgaaaccactgcagaaaaagaaaggaggatgTTTTTATAAGTCACAAACTTCTTGTTTTTTAGTTGGTAATAATGCACAATCACAGTAGCAGAGGCATATTTAGCCTGCTTTAGACAAGTTTACAGCACCATTCATACTATGTAAGAGCTACAAAATGGTCATCAACTGCAATACAAAGTCAGAAGAAATTGCAGTTGCTTGTACTGGGGAAAAAATCTACATCAAAAGCATTTGAGTCAAATGGCATTAAAGCTACTATCCAAAGAGTTGGGGTGGGGCAGTGGGAATAAGGACTCTGTATTAGGCGGCTATTCAACCTTATAACGTAAAGGACTATCTAAAGAAAGTGGCAGCAAGTTGTTCCAAAGTATCCAATATAAATAAAGTCATGTTACTGGCACAGAGTGTAGTCTCTTAATGACTTAAATGGAAAAGGTGGGGGATTGGGTGGTAGGGGATCTGCTCTGCTGTCTGTCCCCAAAAGGGACAGCTCATGTCCCTGGCTGTCCAAGCGAGGAGCAGGGGGTATGAGCTGCAACAGagactgggattttcaaaggcagaacAGTGCATGCCACCCTGTGATGCACTTACCCACAAACAGCTAAGTAGATAAAACCGCTAACTAGCCCCTTGGTAATGATGCTCAGACAGCACCCACGTGCCCCGGGATTGGACGTACCAGGCACATACCTCCACCCACGTTTCCTGACGCTGGGCTGGTCTTTCATCTGCCTGCACATGCTGGGCCAAACCCTGCTGCCACCTCAGTGGCCTTACAGCCCCACTTCCAGCTCAGCCTTTGCCTCTCCTCCTACTCAAGGCACGTGCCAAAAGGCACAAACCTCTTAAAGAGAGACCTTGCTGCAGGTCTCTGCTCTCACCGTTGAGCAGAGCCCTCCATCCACCTGCCCAGCAAAGCCCACGCCACCTGCACAGGACAGTTGCAAAGCCCTGACAACTTCTCAAGGGGATGTAGGCTTCTCACCATGCTTGCCAGAGATTCAGGCAGAAATGGGGAAATCTGCTCTGTCATCACCAAAACCtgagagcaggatctggccttcGTTCACTGCACAATGGGAAGGGGAAGTAGAAGAGGCTCTGGTTGCTAAGACGGCCTTTTAGGGAGGTTGGTTTCTCCCCTCTTCTACCCCTACTTTCTTTGAAAAGATCAAAGCAGCAACGAATGGTGCTGTGCATGCAGAGATGGGTATCTCCTCCCAGCTCAGCCCAAGGTGCGGCACGGCCCTGGCAGTGATTTCACACTGCTCAGCCTGGTGCAGCAGGGCTCACGCtttgccttccccagccctgtgTGCTGATGGGTCTCCTGCATCGCTGTAGTAACATATGCACCTTAGTGACTTTAATTTGATGGACGGCTCCCAAATAACCCTAAACATacctttaagatttcctcccCAGTATGGCATTTGTATGCTGAGAGCCCAGTGATTTGAGAGATTACCTGGTTGCCAGTGTGTTTTTTCTACGCCCCCAGTCTCACTAACATGGGTGCGAGCTCTTCAGAGGTGAAAGCTCTGCACAAACCAAACTGCTATTTCAGATgcgcaggaaaaaaatacttcttctcCAGTAACCACTAATTAAGTGGGTGGAGGAGATACAAAGCTGCCTACAAACAAAGCATTTCTGAGCAGATTCTGCTAAGCTGTCTCACTCCAAGTAATGCCCCTTCCTCTAGCAGCCATTCGCCCAGAAATACACACCATGAAAGCTTGGCCAAAGACAGCCAAACTTCCTCACCACAGAAACCTCACACCAAAGCCTCTACAGCAATGAGTCCTCAGGTGCTTACTGGGGTTTGGAGAAGGAGGGAGCCTCAGAGGGGCTGTGGAGGAGACAGTCGGGTTGTGCCAGTGCAGGATGGTACTGGGCAGGGAGTGCAGGGATGATCCTCACTGCCACAGCCagcctctgcagcagctctgagcaGGACCACGGCAACTCCTAATGACTGCCCAGAAGCAGCTGGTTAATGAGGGCAAAGAGGCAGGAAAGCATGTTTCACTCTCAGAAAAGAGGTGTGATAAACTATCCCTTTGACATAGGACCAAAACCTCTGTTCTTCACCATTTGAGCAGGGTCTATCCAAGTATAGGGCATATATATAGGCCTGAAATATTTGTGCCAAATTTTTACCGAACCAAAGCAGGGAGCCTAGCTTGAAAGCCAAAGGCCAGAAAGGCAGAAGTATGAAGTGTTCATCTTGGTAGAACAATGTCAGCAGACAGAAGTGGAGCGGGAGTTTTGAAGTTAATAAAGCTGCCGGCAGACTGCTGCCAGGGTTTCTGATGGACAGGGTTGCAGATGCTGCAGCCTTTTAGCACCTTTGAGGGTGAGGAGTGCATAGTGTCAGACTCTGTCCCCAGCTCGTGCATGCAGTACCCACATGGGACAGCGCATCCCATTGGAGTGACTCAGTGATGTTTCTGAGCCTTCATTCAGAAACTGAGAGACATAGGAATGCTTCTATCTCAAGCTAATGATAATGAGCCACCCTGATTTTCACTTCCCCAGAAGTgccctctttttctgtcttcgATGTAAGCGCCTTTGAAGTA
It contains:
- the LOC143161527 gene encoding G-protein coupled receptor 35-like — its product is MNLSSCSITAYESFPLVQLCVYIPVLLSGILLNVLALWVFCCKLSKWTETRVYMVNLAVADCLLLFTLPFKTLSQFHQLKVGRWCLVLEGGYFINRLMSIGIITAIAADRYLAIKYPLKAKVLRSPLKAAFASGFLWIVTICVMSLIKKLEDRGQDELCFEKSSVKPSVITLCAIIVGFFIPLIILSYCSIQVIAELMRKKNENCHKEKLIRKAVYIVSANMAVFIVCFLPLYLGHLLRFVMDSISSNCSAIQRVNNFVHLASVLANTNCCLDAICYYFVNKEFKEASPKLVKSKSEASEEVEIQLPCITH